In one Vibrio sp. CB1-14 genomic region, the following are encoded:
- a CDS encoding M16 family metallopeptidase: MKKLQLWCVSWVLLFVFGCSPESDVPIKPDTGWVSTELENGLIVSQYQKTGAPIALRLVVHGGSLQETPKQSGYAHFLEHLFFRVEDVPEQNAAKEVLFKSGVSFGADLNAFTFNQYTAYELSIDDVESLNAALSWLAYVAGGMTITEKMIEQEKGVVIGEMRQRRPEPQPYVDKAYLHLLKGTELEFHDILGSKSSIENLDLEELKRFYQQWYQPQNMDLMIVGDWGQSDVVASISRYFGSIEKGEQPRRTLIKPIEFNDEPLVATALSQEHAALDLAYQMPNPIVNTEADQLVQLGTYFIGDLISNRLSELSRSPEFTLQWNNSHTLDLNGNRLFVIGAGFEESERDQVQQAVTAAIASLTQHGVSEEELDTVKQSWLSFNDQLLNDIQTWTPNELVDYKFGMLQAQSIAQDPNQYVAVHRRLVDKMTLKDANRAIKKLLSQSPIIAVNTKLESVDVGDITAGLKQKTDKPLEMVVSKALIVPNTKGSVVSLEKQGHDLVLLTLTNGIEVLYAQHDKAADKFYGWFGSLGGSAALDNELMASGQLFPLVALNSNIGPLTPEQIERAFRRTNSYMEPFIHDVKHGVVFGTNEKGIADVMSVMHHAMSLTDVDSSAVDKAKTMLTNEINRLNQSPEFKTFNDAFKLGLDANSHLQPRTEAEIAMVNKEDVLEAYNKLFRINRGYKMVLVGTKPVTEVQPIIEQYIANIEFTGEAAYPWPTASLKLLGEGNMTTVDNYPSDDGKSKVYMVTVAERNEPRTAKDVFAEDLLQRLLNERVMQLVRVDNSLDYSPEAYGFVQEGNGLVGWSFYAHVEPEDEAKAMTLFNDVTKGVIKGFEAQERDKVVAQLKSDLSPWADNPENMSFMLFRYWLLGYGIEALYNYESVAESVTLSDLDRMVKQEFGRNSSKFSLLINP; this comes from the coding sequence ATGAAAAAACTGCAATTATGGTGTGTATCTTGGGTATTACTGTTTGTGTTTGGCTGTTCGCCAGAAAGCGATGTGCCCATTAAACCAGACACGGGTTGGGTTTCGACTGAGTTGGAAAATGGTCTTATAGTAAGCCAATACCAAAAGACGGGTGCGCCGATTGCGCTCAGGCTCGTTGTTCATGGAGGAAGCCTTCAAGAAACACCAAAACAATCGGGTTATGCACATTTTCTAGAGCACTTATTTTTCCGAGTGGAGGATGTGCCTGAACAGAACGCTGCGAAAGAAGTACTGTTTAAATCAGGGGTAAGTTTTGGTGCTGATCTTAATGCGTTTACATTCAACCAATACACGGCTTATGAACTCTCTATAGATGATGTAGAGTCACTAAACGCGGCTCTATCTTGGCTAGCTTATGTCGCAGGTGGGATGACCATTACCGAGAAGATGATCGAGCAAGAAAAAGGAGTGGTCATTGGCGAGATGAGACAAAGAAGACCAGAACCTCAACCCTACGTCGACAAAGCGTATCTGCATTTGCTGAAGGGAACGGAACTAGAATTTCATGACATCCTCGGTAGCAAATCTTCAATTGAAAATTTGGACTTGGAGGAACTTAAGCGATTTTATCAGCAATGGTATCAACCGCAGAACATGGATCTCATGATCGTAGGTGACTGGGGACAAAGCGACGTGGTGGCTAGTATAAGTCGCTATTTTGGTTCAATAGAAAAGGGCGAACAGCCAAGGCGAACCCTCATTAAGCCTATCGAATTTAATGATGAACCTTTAGTCGCGACGGCTTTGTCACAGGAGCATGCGGCTTTGGATCTCGCTTATCAAATGCCAAACCCGATAGTGAATACCGAAGCTGATCAACTCGTTCAACTAGGTACCTATTTTATTGGTGATTTGATTTCAAACAGACTGTCTGAACTAAGCCGGTCTCCAGAGTTTACCCTACAGTGGAACAATTCTCATACATTGGATTTGAATGGCAACCGTTTGTTTGTGATTGGTGCGGGATTTGAAGAGTCAGAGCGGGATCAAGTCCAGCAAGCGGTGACCGCTGCTATTGCATCTTTAACTCAGCATGGAGTCAGTGAAGAGGAGCTAGATACGGTAAAACAAAGTTGGTTATCGTTTAATGACCAATTGCTCAATGATATTCAGACTTGGACGCCTAACGAGCTAGTCGACTATAAGTTCGGTATGCTGCAAGCTCAGAGTATTGCTCAAGATCCAAATCAATATGTTGCTGTTCATCGTCGTTTGGTCGATAAGATGACTTTAAAAGACGCCAATAGAGCCATCAAGAAGCTGCTTTCACAATCCCCGATTATTGCGGTGAATACTAAACTTGAGTCTGTTGATGTTGGAGACATTACTGCTGGACTTAAGCAAAAAACAGACAAGCCACTTGAGATGGTCGTCTCTAAGGCACTTATTGTTCCAAACACCAAAGGAAGCGTTGTCTCATTGGAGAAGCAAGGCCATGATTTGGTTCTGTTGACGTTAACTAATGGGATTGAAGTTTTATATGCGCAACATGATAAAGCAGCCGATAAGTTCTACGGTTGGTTCGGCTCCCTTGGTGGTTCTGCGGCACTCGACAACGAGTTAATGGCCTCCGGGCAACTTTTCCCGCTAGTTGCACTGAACAGTAATATTGGCCCCTTGACTCCAGAGCAAATAGAGCGAGCATTCCGTCGAACCAATAGTTACATGGAACCGTTCATTCACGACGTTAAACACGGGGTGGTGTTTGGTACCAATGAAAAGGGTATCGCAGATGTCATGTCAGTAATGCATCATGCTATGTCTTTGACCGATGTAGATAGTTCGGCAGTGGATAAAGCCAAGACAATGCTTACCAATGAAATCAATCGCTTAAATCAAAGTCCTGAATTCAAAACGTTTAATGATGCGTTTAAACTCGGTTTGGATGCCAATAGTCACTTGCAACCTAGGACAGAAGCAGAGATTGCGATGGTGAATAAAGAGGACGTACTTGAGGCTTACAATAAACTATTCCGAATAAACCGTGGATATAAAATGGTTCTAGTAGGAACTAAACCGGTAACTGAGGTTCAACCGATAATAGAGCAGTACATTGCGAACATAGAATTTACTGGTGAAGCAGCATACCCGTGGCCTACCGCCTCGCTGAAATTGTTAGGGGAAGGAAATATGACGACCGTCGACAACTATCCTTCTGACGACGGTAAATCTAAAGTGTATATGGTGACTGTTGCCGAACGAAATGAACCTAGAACAGCAAAAGATGTGTTTGCAGAAGATTTATTACAAAGGCTACTCAATGAGCGAGTAATGCAATTGGTTCGAGTGGATAATTCTCTAGACTACAGCCCAGAAGCTTATGGTTTTGTACAGGAAGGAAATGGCTTAGTTGGTTGGTCGTTCTATGCACATGTAGAGCCGGAAGACGAAGCGAAGGCCATGACTTTGTTTAACGATGTCACCAAAGGCGTGATCAAAGGCTTCGAAGCGCAAGAGCGTGACAAAGTGGTTGCCCAGCTAAAAAGCGATCTCTCCCCTTGGGCAGATAATCCAGAAAATATGAGCTTTATGCTGTTCCGTTATTGGCTATTGGGTTATGGCATTGAGGCACTTTATAACTACGAATCGGTGGCAGAGAGCGTAACTTTGAGTGATCTTGATCGTATGGTCAAACAGGAGTTTGGTCGAAATTCCAGCAAGTTTTCTTTGCTAATCAATCCTTAA
- the aroG gene encoding 3-deoxy-7-phosphoheptulonate synthase AroG — MFQTDDVRINKVKELLPPVAVLEKFPATEVASSTTFNARKAIHNILEGEDDRLLVIVGPCSIHDAEAAVEYGKRLKVLRDELGDRLEIVMRVYFEKPRTTVGWKGLINDPYLNDTFKINDGLRMGRKLLLDLTDMGMPTASEFLDMITPQYVADLISWGAIGARTTESQVHRELASGISCPVGFKNGTDGNIKIASDAIRSASASHHFLSVTKYGHSAIIETAGNPDCHLILRGGKEPNYSAAHVKTIKDELTANGLPAKVMIDFSHANSSKQFQRQKVVSTDVAEQMANGEDAIFGVMIESHLVEGRQDLVDGVAPTYGQSITDACIGWEDTEQVLRELADAVEARRKA, encoded by the coding sequence ATGTTCCAAACTGATGACGTAAGAATTAATAAAGTAAAAGAACTTTTACCACCGGTTGCTGTGTTAGAGAAGTTTCCAGCGACTGAAGTTGCTTCTTCTACCACGTTTAACGCGCGCAAAGCGATTCATAACATTCTAGAAGGCGAAGATGACCGACTACTGGTTATCGTTGGCCCTTGTTCAATCCATGATGCTGAAGCTGCGGTTGAATATGGCAAGCGTTTGAAAGTACTTCGTGATGAGCTTGGTGATCGTCTAGAAATCGTGATGCGAGTTTACTTTGAAAAGCCGCGTACTACGGTTGGTTGGAAAGGTCTCATTAACGACCCGTACCTAAACGATACGTTCAAGATCAACGATGGTCTTCGCATGGGTCGTAAACTTCTGCTTGATCTCACCGATATGGGCATGCCGACAGCCAGTGAGTTCCTAGATATGATCACGCCACAATACGTTGCAGATCTTATTAGTTGGGGCGCAATTGGTGCACGTACTACGGAATCTCAGGTTCACCGTGAGCTAGCGTCTGGTATTTCATGCCCAGTTGGCTTCAAGAATGGTACAGATGGCAACATCAAAATTGCATCAGACGCAATTCGCTCTGCAAGCGCTTCTCACCACTTCTTGTCAGTAACTAAATATGGTCACTCTGCGATTATTGAAACCGCAGGTAATCCAGATTGCCACCTCATTTTGCGTGGTGGTAAAGAGCCAAACTACAGTGCAGCACATGTTAAAACGATTAAAGATGAGCTAACTGCTAACGGTCTGCCGGCGAAAGTTATGATCGACTTCAGTCACGCTAACAGCTCTAAACAGTTCCAACGTCAAAAAGTCGTGTCGACAGATGTTGCTGAGCAAATGGCGAACGGTGAAGACGCTATTTTTGGTGTCATGATCGAGTCGCACCTAGTTGAAGGTCGTCAAGACTTGGTTGATGGTGTTGCACCAACTTACGGCCAATCAATCACAGATGCTTGTATCGGTTGGGAAGATACTGAGCAAGTTCTACGTGAACTAGCGGATGCTGTTGAAGCGCGTCGTAAAGCGTAA
- a CDS encoding DNA-J related domain-containing protein, whose translation MTEFTSHQIHVQRQAENPLLWSVLNVVERQTDSLQIHKLFAVLAEKELIPILDDSAEKDLFKRNFLLMNALYQLQAILLPEKWLQVEAMDIRLMPYNPSKHNVTNEDPLRDYYLDWSHYEADNREVKRLLEEFWTRYKQYVGVGEVTMSQKQALACFELDESATQKEIRHAWRRLALKWHPDRSGGDTEKFRIYCEAWSLLKE comes from the coding sequence TTGACGGAATTTACATCTCATCAAATACACGTTCAGCGTCAGGCCGAGAACCCATTGCTATGGTCTGTACTGAACGTTGTAGAGCGGCAGACCGACAGCCTTCAAATCCACAAACTGTTTGCTGTACTCGCTGAAAAAGAACTTATCCCAATTCTCGATGACAGCGCAGAGAAAGATCTATTCAAACGAAACTTCTTGCTAATGAACGCGCTCTATCAACTTCAGGCGATATTGTTGCCTGAAAAATGGCTACAAGTCGAAGCGATGGACATTCGTTTAATGCCATACAATCCTTCCAAACATAACGTTACCAATGAAGACCCATTGCGTGATTACTATCTTGATTGGTCACATTACGAAGCTGATAACCGAGAAGTAAAACGGCTACTCGAAGAGTTTTGGACTCGATACAAGCAGTATGTTGGCGTTGGAGAGGTGACAATGTCACAAAAACAGGCTTTGGCTTGTTTTGAGCTAGATGAATCAGCAACACAAAAGGAGATACGCCATGCTTGGCGTAGGTTAGCCTTGAAATGGCATCCAGATCGATCGGGTGGGGATACAGAAAAGTTTCGGATTTATTGTGAAGCGTGGTCATTGCTTAAAGAGTAG
- a CDS encoding ABC-ATPase domain-containing protein, with protein MDLLIAKLKKIEKQNYRAYQQIKGSFDFTDFEFHIDHVQSDPYAAASRVRAFRRWAPTGLEWLKEQSPAYQIAARDYLARQFALFAKQENSVSISTTGQTVLDSTAVVFTDEGIELRFRINLPAEGRSILAKKAINIMTFHLPKYIRKATIDRELDITALKHHCEVIEDQVMLREQLKAKGLVAFVANGSVLPRLAGNCDLPMKDAVPFRSPASLEVTLSRPNQGEIQGMGVPAGVTLIVGGGFHGKSTLLNALEKAIYDHIPGDGREGVVTLNDACKIKAEDGRSIHNLNLSNYINHLPFGKQTSDFSTQDASGSTSQAAWLQESIESGATAIMIDEDTSATNFMIRDERMQALVSKGDEPITPFVDRVGQLREELDISTIIVMGGSGDYLDVADTVIQMHDYQAIDVTDKAREVIKLHPTERQNECEKPIELIPPRHVDCAHLQKLLIDGKYRVSGKGGNNLRFGKEHIDVQALEQLESNSELNAIGWTLFQFAQNPDWSMHPPKDIATLLEGNWSATMPNSGDLAKPRVVDVLATLNRLRAGKMRQPR; from the coding sequence ATGGATCTACTCATAGCCAAACTTAAAAAGATCGAAAAGCAAAATTATCGTGCTTACCAGCAAATTAAAGGTAGCTTCGATTTCACTGATTTTGAGTTTCACATCGATCACGTACAGTCTGATCCATACGCAGCGGCCTCACGAGTGCGTGCTTTTCGTCGCTGGGCACCAACAGGCCTAGAATGGCTAAAAGAGCAATCTCCAGCCTACCAGATTGCTGCTCGTGATTATCTTGCTAGGCAGTTTGCTTTATTTGCTAAACAAGAAAATAGTGTCTCGATTTCAACAACAGGCCAAACCGTACTTGACTCGACCGCTGTCGTGTTTACTGACGAAGGTATTGAACTTCGCTTCCGCATTAATCTACCGGCCGAAGGTCGCAGTATTTTGGCGAAAAAAGCGATCAACATCATGACTTTCCATTTGCCTAAATACATTCGTAAAGCCACGATTGATCGCGAACTGGATATCACGGCTCTGAAACATCACTGCGAAGTGATTGAAGACCAAGTCATGCTGCGCGAACAGCTTAAAGCCAAAGGTCTAGTGGCTTTTGTTGCTAATGGCAGTGTTCTCCCTCGTCTAGCCGGCAACTGTGACCTACCTATGAAAGATGCTGTGCCATTCCGCTCGCCTGCATCTCTAGAGGTGACATTGTCACGCCCTAACCAAGGTGAAATACAAGGTATGGGCGTTCCAGCAGGTGTTACCCTGATTGTTGGTGGTGGCTTCCATGGCAAATCCACACTTCTTAACGCACTAGAGAAAGCGATTTACGATCATATCCCGGGTGATGGTCGCGAAGGTGTGGTGACTCTCAATGATGCTTGTAAAATCAAGGCAGAAGATGGTCGCTCAATCCACAACCTCAACTTAAGTAACTACATCAACCACCTACCATTTGGTAAACAGACTAGTGACTTTAGCACTCAAGATGCTTCAGGCTCTACTTCACAAGCGGCTTGGCTTCAAGAGTCTATTGAGTCTGGCGCGACAGCTATCATGATTGATGAGGACACCTCAGCAACAAACTTCATGATTCGTGATGAACGTATGCAGGCATTGGTATCAAAAGGCGATGAGCCTATCACCCCATTTGTCGATCGAGTCGGTCAACTTCGTGAGGAACTTGATATCTCAACCATCATAGTTATGGGCGGTTCAGGCGATTATTTGGATGTGGCTGACACTGTGATTCAAATGCACGACTACCAAGCGATTGATGTAACTGATAAAGCACGTGAAGTCATCAAGCTTCACCCAACCGAGCGCCAAAACGAATGTGAGAAGCCGATTGAACTGATCCCGCCACGTCATGTGGATTGTGCTCACCTCCAGAAACTACTTATCGACGGTAAGTATCGCGTTTCTGGCAAAGGTGGCAACAATCTAAGATTTGGCAAAGAGCACATTGATGTTCAGGCACTTGAGCAATTGGAATCGAACTCTGAACTCAATGCAATTGGCTGGACGTTGTTTCAGTTTGCGCAAAATCCAGACTGGTCAATGCATCCGCCAAAAGATATTGCGACACTGCTAGAGGGGAATTGGAGTGCGACAATGCCAAACTCGGGCGATCTTGCTAAGCCACGCGTTGTTGATGTGCTCGCAACCTTAAACCGTCTGCGAGCTGGAAAAATGAGACAGCCTCGCTAA
- a CDS encoding EAL domain-containing protein: MKRDNRSVLRRLSPSERQRIFELVESSKSPSNVKSVWGWCAIEGNQLELLYINNYAVPKTNTVSFNDMSERSLKEALAKLLSPVKASYLRCLYLSSISKQPTGLAFVLSVRSSDGEQQLNSLSYEISSWMTRQGMADSIKRVRQQYQQKLRKSRIDIDSLTYNNHQLEKRMLYHLSHDSATGMLNRNGLESALITSLNSVPIVNGDAFISVIFVQFTNGERVQARIGCDGLDDLLKGFEKKVNEVTEQIQHIARISTTELALTTVVPAMNEQYLPTLCKKIATIAKQGFVFKDSEVHLHSYMGVANSFHTQNENQLINNAFHAALACKESGELITFFTQADQQDQKAFNQLEHYLLQAVRNDDLILYFQPKVDIKTQKWIGAEVLLRWKHPVLGEMSNEALIHMAEQNGLIIEVGYFVLSNAMDRASEWIEFAPDFCLSINVSAKQICLPAFANKVMALLDQYELPAHNLELELTESCLVSNFDIAKANINTLETIGVKFALDDFGTGYASFNYLKKLPFSALKIDKEFLSNIVDNSQDKSIFRSITSIAKKLNKQVVVEGVETQAQHLFITKEHCDVGQGFYYAKPMSRDIFESELQKQYPLPDKFIIR, from the coding sequence ATGAAAAGAGATAATCGCTCAGTATTACGCAGGCTGAGCCCAAGTGAGCGACAAAGGATCTTTGAACTCGTTGAGTCATCAAAGTCCCCATCTAATGTAAAGTCCGTTTGGGGCTGGTGTGCGATTGAAGGCAATCAATTAGAACTGCTTTATATCAACAACTATGCAGTTCCTAAAACAAACACAGTGTCGTTCAACGATATGTCTGAGCGTTCACTAAAGGAAGCACTAGCAAAGCTCCTTTCTCCCGTTAAGGCCTCTTACTTGCGCTGTTTGTATCTATCTTCAATATCGAAACAACCTACAGGCTTAGCCTTTGTCCTTTCGGTAAGATCAAGCGATGGCGAGCAGCAGTTAAACAGTTTAAGTTATGAGATTTCGTCTTGGATGACTCGTCAAGGAATGGCTGATTCCATAAAACGCGTGCGACAGCAGTACCAACAAAAACTACGAAAAAGCCGAATCGACATTGACTCATTAACTTACAATAACCACCAACTCGAAAAGCGCATGCTTTACCACTTAAGTCATGATTCAGCGACAGGCATGCTAAACCGGAACGGTCTAGAAAGTGCGCTTATCACCTCATTAAACAGTGTTCCAATTGTTAACGGGGACGCTTTTATTAGTGTCATATTCGTTCAGTTCACCAACGGTGAGCGAGTTCAGGCTAGAATCGGTTGTGACGGCCTCGACGACCTTCTTAAGGGTTTTGAGAAAAAAGTAAATGAAGTGACAGAGCAGATACAGCACATAGCAAGAATATCGACGACTGAACTTGCGCTTACTACTGTTGTTCCTGCTATGAATGAACAGTATCTCCCTACTTTGTGTAAAAAGATCGCTACCATTGCCAAGCAAGGTTTTGTATTTAAAGACAGCGAAGTTCATCTTCATTCCTATATGGGTGTTGCGAACTCTTTCCACACTCAGAATGAAAATCAGCTAATCAACAATGCCTTCCACGCCGCCCTCGCATGTAAGGAGTCCGGTGAGTTAATCACCTTTTTCACCCAAGCCGATCAACAAGACCAAAAAGCATTCAATCAACTTGAACACTATTTACTACAAGCAGTCCGAAACGACGACCTAATTTTGTACTTTCAACCCAAGGTTGATATTAAAACGCAGAAATGGATTGGCGCAGAAGTCCTTTTGCGGTGGAAACACCCTGTCCTTGGAGAAATGTCTAATGAAGCACTAATACACATGGCGGAACAAAATGGTCTAATTATTGAAGTGGGTTATTTTGTGCTGAGCAACGCTATGGATCGCGCCTCGGAGTGGATAGAATTTGCGCCAGACTTTTGCCTCTCGATTAATGTTTCTGCAAAGCAGATATGCCTTCCTGCGTTTGCCAACAAAGTCATGGCACTATTAGATCAATATGAACTGCCAGCACACAACCTTGAGTTAGAGCTGACTGAAAGCTGTTTAGTTTCTAATTTTGATATCGCCAAAGCGAACATTAACACCCTAGAAACAATAGGCGTTAAGTTTGCGCTGGATGATTTTGGAACTGGCTATGCTTCTTTCAACTATCTGAAGAAACTTCCATTTAGCGCACTGAAGATTGACAAAGAATTTCTATCTAACATTGTTGACAACTCGCAAGACAAATCTATATTTCGTTCTATCACGAGCATCGCGAAAAAACTAAACAAGCAAGTCGTAGTAGAAGGCGTTGAGACGCAGGCGCAACACCTGTTTATCACCAAAGAGCACTGTGATGTAGGACAAGGCTTCTACTACGCGAAACCAATGTCTCGCGATATTTTTGAAAGCGAGCTTCAAAAGCAATACCCGCTCCCGGACAAGTTCATCATTCGGTGA
- the fabV gene encoding enoyl-ACP reductase FabV, which produces MIVEPVISGVVAKTSHPQGCKKAVDDQIAYVKSASPIKNGPKRVLILGASSGFGLAARIALTFGGADADTIGVSFERSPSEKGLGTAGWYNNIYFKQRAQQAGRRAINIVGDAFSHDVREQVIEAIETYFEGEVDLVIYSLATGVRPKANGEFWRSAIKPIGEAVSGSLINLETQEWEDTLLEPASDEEIEGTLKVMGGEDWESWIDTLVNSDSVANGFKTVAFSYVGTEITHPIYLDGTLGRAKVDLHQTSHALNLELSNFDGNAYAAVCKALVTKASVFIPGLSPYLLALYKTMKEQGTHEECIEQMQRLFATKVYGQGKVPLDGERLIRMDDWELNPEVQDKVKHCLSEMNQDNFKQIGDFEGFQRSFLNLNGFGFDDIDYSQPQDVQALKRLKP; this is translated from the coding sequence GTGATAGTTGAACCAGTTATCAGCGGTGTTGTCGCAAAGACCTCTCATCCACAAGGGTGCAAAAAGGCCGTCGATGACCAAATCGCGTACGTGAAATCGGCCAGTCCGATCAAAAATGGCCCCAAACGCGTGCTTATTTTGGGCGCGTCATCAGGGTTTGGCTTAGCGGCCCGCATTGCCCTAACCTTTGGTGGTGCAGACGCCGATACCATTGGTGTTTCTTTTGAACGTAGCCCTTCTGAGAAAGGATTGGGAACTGCTGGTTGGTACAACAACATCTACTTCAAACAACGTGCCCAGCAAGCCGGCCGACGAGCTATCAATATCGTTGGCGATGCGTTCTCTCATGATGTCCGAGAGCAAGTTATTGAAGCCATAGAAACTTACTTTGAAGGCGAAGTTGACCTCGTTATCTACAGTCTCGCTACGGGCGTTAGACCGAAAGCAAACGGTGAATTCTGGCGTTCAGCTATCAAACCGATTGGTGAAGCCGTTTCAGGTTCACTCATTAACCTTGAAACACAAGAGTGGGAAGATACGCTACTCGAACCCGCTTCAGACGAAGAAATTGAAGGCACTCTAAAAGTCATGGGCGGTGAAGATTGGGAAAGCTGGATTGACACCCTGGTCAACTCTGATTCCGTCGCCAACGGATTTAAAACCGTCGCATTCTCTTATGTTGGGACAGAGATCACTCACCCAATTTATTTGGATGGTACGTTAGGTCGTGCCAAAGTCGACTTACATCAAACGAGTCATGCGCTCAATCTTGAACTGTCTAACTTTGATGGCAACGCCTATGCTGCGGTCTGTAAAGCACTCGTCACTAAAGCCAGTGTGTTTATCCCGGGCTTATCTCCATACCTACTTGCGCTGTACAAAACCATGAAAGAGCAAGGTACTCACGAAGAGTGTATTGAGCAAATGCAACGTTTGTTTGCAACCAAGGTCTACGGACAAGGCAAGGTTCCTCTTGATGGTGAACGTTTAATTCGCATGGACGACTGGGAGCTGAATCCCGAAGTTCAAGATAAGGTTAAGCATTGTCTATCTGAAATGAATCAAGACAACTTCAAGCAAATTGGCGATTTTGAAGGCTTCCAACGCTCATTCTTAAATCTGAATGGTTTTGGATTTGATGACATTGATTACAGCCAACCGCAAGATGTCCAAGCATTAAAACGGTTAAAGCCATAG
- a CDS encoding arylesterase, translated as MIRQLSSLIIIFVSLASFHAKAASILILGDSLSAGYNMSADLSWPTMLSKHLSDDDTEYNIINGSVSGDTTGNGLAKLPGLLSEHKPDYVLIELGANDGLRGFQPPIIERNLSTLITQSQEAGAIVFLMQIRVPPNYGKRYSTMFENIYPTLASEHDIPLIPFFLEEVIIKPEWMMQDGLHPKPDAQPFIAQFVAEALKPHL; from the coding sequence ATGATTCGGCAACTTTCCTCTTTGATTATTATTTTTGTTTCCTTGGCCTCTTTTCACGCAAAGGCGGCGTCTATTCTAATTCTCGGCGACAGTCTGAGTGCTGGCTACAACATGTCGGCAGACCTCAGTTGGCCGACAATGCTCTCTAAACACCTATCTGACGATGATACCGAGTACAACATCATCAATGGCAGCGTATCAGGCGATACCACAGGCAACGGTCTTGCAAAACTGCCAGGCTTGTTGAGTGAACACAAACCCGACTATGTACTTATTGAGCTCGGCGCAAATGACGGACTACGTGGCTTTCAGCCGCCTATCATTGAGCGCAACCTATCGACATTAATCACCCAAAGCCAAGAGGCTGGTGCTATCGTATTTTTGATGCAAATTCGTGTACCGCCCAACTACGGTAAACGCTACAGCACCATGTTCGAGAACATCTACCCGACGTTGGCTTCAGAGCACGACATTCCACTCATACCTTTCTTCCTTGAAGAAGTTATCATCAAGCCAGAATGGATGATGCAAGACGGTTTGCACCCAAAACCTGATGCTCAACCCTTCATCGCACAATTTGTAGCTGAAGCACTAAAGCCGCACCTTTAA
- a CDS encoding ABC transporter ATP-binding protein produces MSSSIIKAESVSKVVSTKTEHLTILEDVNLSIQEGESIAIVGTSGAGKSTLMTLLAGLDVPSTGNIQLLSNPISQMSDEARASIRSEHLGFVFQSFLLIPSLSALGNVTLPCLLKGEQEDEAKARQLLESVGLGHRIDHLPSQLSGGEQQRVAIARAFMTSPKILFADEPTGNLDQNTAHKIVELLFDLNQQHGTTLVLVTHDLSLAKRCDRIFHMNAGRLEQE; encoded by the coding sequence ATGAGTTCTTCCATAATCAAAGCTGAATCAGTGTCCAAAGTAGTGTCTACGAAAACGGAACATTTAACAATCCTCGAGGATGTGAATCTGTCGATTCAAGAAGGAGAGTCCATTGCTATCGTTGGAACGTCAGGGGCAGGAAAATCTACGCTAATGACGTTACTAGCTGGTTTAGATGTCCCTAGCACGGGCAATATCCAATTACTTTCTAATCCCATTTCTCAGATGAGTGATGAAGCTAGAGCCAGCATTCGTAGTGAGCACCTCGGTTTTGTGTTTCAGAGTTTTCTATTAATCCCAAGTTTGTCCGCACTTGGAAATGTGACGTTGCCCTGCCTTTTAAAAGGTGAGCAAGAGGACGAAGCGAAAGCTCGTCAACTCCTTGAGTCAGTAGGGCTTGGACACCGTATTGATCATTTGCCATCACAGCTTTCTGGCGGCGAGCAGCAGCGCGTCGCCATTGCTCGTGCATTTATGACCAGCCCTAAGATACTCTTTGCAGACGAACCAACGGGCAACTTAGATCAGAATACAGCGCACAAAATTGTCGAGCTATTGTTTGATCTTAACCAGCAGCATGGTACGACGCTCGTGCTCGTTACTCATGATTTGTCGCTAGCTAAACGTTGCGATCGCATTTTCCATATGAATGCGGGTCGGCTTGAGCAGGAGTAG